The proteins below come from a single Salvelinus fontinalis isolate EN_2023a chromosome 1, ASM2944872v1, whole genome shotgun sequence genomic window:
- the LOC129853811 gene encoding zinc finger protein 488-like — translation MDHHFLPHSLWTSEGKFLHHHATVLYSSVHVMCNIPAGAQFGPCLLQNTFHDTIAFIALKSCDKRSKSYVFRVDPEAMRSSALMLSWLRLVQAARHREEQNTEAFLKGGQLYFRTTKEIHQDEELLVWYDQELSHLLGFTDISTRGHNPELKCAKCNQVFKNEHPYLAHCRFLCSQVKNDTLSREAYEHKHIEIKRQHRITDFHNIARDLEHKESSASEEAEISLRKRKHEETDYPRWRKPVLLEKTNILNDNITQITRDYHLIVPESTGSVLKLKAEKYQLKKDQVECKDSAFTEVGVAKRSVMHEKEMPTEADSETVREISSGLNSKSNNGEFSFILRSGQEEQKSAFCKPSKGTSSNCSTAHPSNTPAQSNHLEDVRDIFTSKTVLGYNNLLASNNIMLNGDLPGSQTLPTPVTCNAFPYPPEHWSRSIGAQIQTILPPTFSSFGVSVQNWCAKCNLSFRMTSDLVFHMRSHHKEFLERSQVRRREEKLTCPICHEFFRERHHLSRHMTSHN, via the exons ATGGACCATCATTTTTTACCTCATTCCCTCTGGACCAGCGAGGGTAAATTCCTCCACCACCACGCGACAGTCCTCTACTCCAGCGTACATGTCATGTGCAACATCCCTGCTGGGGCACAGTTCGGGCCGTGCCTCCTTCAGAACACGTTCCATGACACCATCGCCTTCATAGCGCTAAAATCCTGCGACAAGAGAAGCAAATCATACGTGTTCAGG GTGGACCCCGAGGCTATGCGGAGCTCTGCTCTCATGCTGTCCTGGCTGCGTCTGGTGCAAGCGGCACGTCACCGGGAGGAGCAGAACACCGAAGCGTTCCTGAAGGGAGGCCAGCTGTATTTCCGGACCACCAAGGAAATCCATCAGGATGAGGAACTGTTGGTGTGGTATGACCAGGAGCTGTCACATCTACTGGGCTTCACTGACATCTCAACCAGAGGACATAATCCCG AGCTCAAATGTGCAAAATGCAACCAGGTCTTCAAGAACGAGCATCCCTACTTGGCCCACTGCCGCTTCCTGTGCTCGCAGGTGAAGAATGACACGCTGAGCAGAGAGGCCTATGAACACAAACACATTGAAATAAAACGTCAACACCGCATCACAGACTTCCACAACATCGCCAGGGATCTGGAACATAAAGAATCCAGCGCCAGTGAGGAAGCCGAGATTTCTCTGAGGAAAAGGAAACATGAGGAGACGGATTATCCCCGATGGAGGAAACCAGTGTTACTGGAGAAAACCAACATCTTGAATGACAACATCACACAGATAACCAGAGACTACCACCTCATTGTGCCAGAGTCAACTGGCTCTGTTTTGAAACTGAAGGCGGAGAAGTACCAGCTCAAAAAGGACCAGGTGGAATGCAAAGATAGTGCGTTCACAGAAGTAGGAGTTGCAAAAAGGAGTGTTATGCACGAGAAAGAAATGCCAACAGAGGCTGATTCTGAGACAGTGAGGGAGATAAGCTCTGGTTTGAACTCCAAGAGCAACAACGGTGAGTTTTCATTCATTCTGCGCAGTGGACAGGAGGAGCAGAAAAGCGCTTTCTGTAAACCCAGTAAAGGGACTTCTTCTAACTGCTCTACAGCTCACCCATCCAACACACCTGCCCAATCGAACCACCTAGAAGACGTGAGAGACATTTTTACCTCAAAGACTGTTCTGGGATACAACAATTTGTTGGCATCTAATAATATTATGTTGAATGGTGATTTACCTGGCTCACAGACCCTACCCACACCGGTTACTTGCAATGCTTTTCCTTACCCACCAGAGCACTGGTCCAGGAGCATTGGAGCCCAAATACAAACAATTCTTCCTCCAACATTTAGCTCCTTTGGGGTGTCGGTACAGAACTGGTGCGCCAAGTGTAACCTCTCCTTCCGCATGACTTCAGACCTGGTGTTCCACATGCGCTCCCACCACAAGGAGTTTCTGGAGCGGTCCCAGGTGAGGAGGCGAGAGGAGAAACTCACATGCCCTATCTGCCACGAGTTCTTCCGGGAACGGCACCACCTGTCACGCCACATGACTTCTCACAATTAA